CACAGACTGCTTGTTGGCAGTGACTGCAGACTCTCAAAACGCCTGTAGCAGATTTCAGAGCATAGGAAAAATGGTACCAGTCACCCTCTGGGTGTGAAGTGCCTGACATGTGGGTACAGCCCTTGGCCTGTGGGCATGGAAGGTGACCCAGAGCTATGGAGCTGACACCAAGGCTCTTGACAGGACTCTTGGACTCAAAACAGTTTTTGCAGTTCCAATGCTATTTTCACACAAGTACCCCTCTGTTTTGCACTGGAGATGACCTTTCAAGGTCTCTGTATGTAGGAAGTGCTGTTCCCCTCAGACACCTGGGAATTATAACAGGAAGATCACATTCATATTCCTGTCTCTTGTGCAAATCTGAGAGACTGACAGGGGAAAGTTTCCTCAGCATAACGTCTTCTCTTCTAGCTTATGACTGCGACTGTGCAAACCCACAAGGTACTTTTGGACCTGGATAACACAAGGATGACTGTAGAAGACTTCAGGACAAAGTAAATATATATTCCTATTTTCCAGACACTTACTTCCTTTCTTCTACTTTTCTCAAGTGAGTTTCATAAATTCATTCCAAACAAACATCAGCCCACAGGGAATAGGGTTCCTCATGGTTCCACGGCAGCAGAACTGAAATGCTTTGTAAGACTTCCAAAGtcttcattatttctgtaatgatcctttaattaattaattacacttTAAGTACTGGTTGGTGATTTCCTAATTCTGCTGGTTGAGAGATGCTGTGTGCTATGCGACACAAAAGCAgacactgagctgctggggtATGTGACCTTCCATCAGCAGTCAGCAGGAGAGGACCGAGCAGGGCTGACCTCTCTGTCCTGTCCTTGGTGCAGGTTCGAGACCGAGAGCGGGCTTCGGCAGAACGTGGAGGCTGACATCAACACCCTGAGGCCCTTGCTGGACAACCTGACTCTGAGCAGGACTGACCTGGAGATGCAGTTTGAGTCTCTGAAGGTGGAGATGATTGAACTCAAGAAGAACCATGAGGAGGTAAGAGCCAGCTCCTTGAAATGCAAACTGCAATGGAAAAGGAGATCTTACAAGACTGGCAATGTGGGCAGGTGTCACAGGTCACATCCTCTGCAGGAAATGgtccctcctgctctcctgctgtgcagcagctcagcaaggggcccagagcccagctggctgcaggcctaggctgctcagggcagctcTGAGCACAGGGCCCCTCAACAAACATGGGCTGGGAAGTCAAGTCCAAAGAattgcagcaagaaaaaatccCAAGCATACATACACAAATTGTCAAGAGTATTCAGGAGGGATTATGATGTCAGAGCAAGTTAACTGACCTCAAAACTCTTGCAAAgtaatttcagcatttttgtttatttgcattGGGCCTGGGTTGTCTCTGCAGGAAATGAAATCACTGCAAGCACAGTCCAGTGGAGATGTGAATGTGGAGGTGAATGCTGCTCCAGGAGAAGATCTACTGAAAAAACTCAATGATATGAgagaagaatatgaaaaaattatCCAGAAAAACCATGAAGAGGTTGAAAGCTGGTATGAGAGCAAGGTAAATGGTTACAATGTGCATGTTCACATgacaaaagcaaaccaaaaccaagttCTGGTAAGAACTTCCTGTGATGAATGACACTTTGAACAACAACATCCATTGTTTTTAGGATTAAAGGGTAGAATCCCActgattaaaataaaggaaataacaaGTGGGCATGAACTGCACTGGCAGAGCCATAGAAACAAGTTTAAACAGCCCCCGAACAACAAGCAACCTTTCAACTTGTGGTGTCAGATGCTTCCATGATAAATGACAGCGCTGACATTGTAGGCAAAACTCAAAAACTCCAACTCTGTATATTAACTTTTCAGATGGAGGAAGTGAGTCAACAAGTCCACTCAAGTGGTCAGGAACTGGAGTCAGGCAACCAACAGATCTCTGCGCTGAGACGTGACTACCAGACCCTGGAGATAGAGCTGCAGTCCCAGATCAGCATGGTGAGTACCCACTGCTCTGACCCTCTGATCTGCAAagaacacagagctgctggagtggCAGACCAGCTCCAGGGCACTCCCTTCAATGGAGATGCTGGGTGCATCTGACACCATgtaacatttttctcatttgggGTAGGAGAATCATCTAGTCCTGCCACACTCCCATAAaccctgttttttctttcattctaaGATACAGTCTTTGCAATCCAACCTGGAGGACACGGAGCGTCGCTATAacatgcagctgcagcagatccAGGCCATGATTGGCCCCTTGGAGGAGGAGCTGGCCAGTATCCGCTGCGAGATGGAGAGTCAGAACCAGGAGTACAAGATGCTCCTGGGCATCAAGACCCGCCTGGAGCAGGAGATCGCTCAGTACCgggccctgctgcaggagggacacCAGGACATTGGGTACGTGCATTCAAACTGATTAAACTGATTAACATCCCCTCTGTGCAAACAGGTAAGATGAAGTAGCAATGTTTATATTAGGAACTAGAGTAACTAATTAATCATCAACATATTTCCCACAATCACAAGGATTCATATGAATCTGAACCTTAGCTGACACTGCACAAACTGGGCAAAAATGTGTCCAAAGTATTTAGGATGATATTTTGCTATTTCTTCTCTCAAGTACAATCAGGAAGCACAGTTATAGAGGGAATGAAAGGtaagcaagaaaagaaatgtcttttatAAATACTCAGTGGACATAGCTTGAAAGACCTATAAAGCCTTCCAttatctttcttcttctgtgcaGACCAGTTAATGTGTCCATAGGATAGCTTAAAACAAGTacagaaaaaagttctttctcaGTCATTCCAGGAGCTTGGAGGGAGTCAGAAAGTGTCCTCGATGCAGCCAAAGGGATGCCAGACACTGGCCATGCTGCTGTAAATCTTACACACACATGCCCTTCCCTGTTTACAGCATCTCACAGGGAGGATCTGGTGGTGGATCTTCAGGAGGAGGAGGTCATGGAGGAAGTAGCTGGTCTTCTGGAAGAGGAAGTAGTGGAGGAGGAAGTAGCTGGTCCTCAGGTGGAGGAAGCAGTGGAGGAAAAACTGGAGGTCATGGAAGAACTTCCCCTtctggaggtggaggaggagggagcgAAGGAAGAACAGGAGGGGGAACCTCTGGTAAAACTTCAGGTGGAGGAGGTGGCagtggtggaggaggagggggcaaatcctgcctctCCCGCTCTTCATCTTCCCAGTCCCAGTCTGGCAACTCTTGTGAAAGCCAAGgtaaaaaacagaataaaagagaacatCCTCTATtcacttttctctctgaataGCAGGAAAGGTTAAGACAAGTTCCTTCCTTATTTGGAAATCTGGAGacatctgttctgtttttcccaGTTGTGTTTTAGGTCCACTCTGACCTTTGTTCTTACACAGCAACATACAAACACGGTGGTTTCTTCACAAGGGACTTGAACAAAGAGGATATTATAAAGAGCTGTGTCAAAAGATGTGTagaaagaggaaatgaaggggggaaaggaaaaatactgccCAGTCCAAAGGGAACTAGAGAAGTCAGTAGTTTTGGAATGAAGCCAAGTGTTGGGATGTAACTGATACTAAGGGGGGGAAAAGAGGTAAACCAGGGTAAAATAGCTGGAACACTCAAGATGTTTAAAATCTAATCAGCAAAATCCAGAAATAGCAAAAGATGGGGAGTGACCACAAGATCTTCTCCATGTCTGATTTCATGGCTGTGgttccaggagctgctgaaaacaTGAGGCTCTGCCTGGAAGGGAATAAAACACTGGAAAGAGGAGCAACAATGGAGGAAGTGTCTGAAGCCATAAAAACAATGAGATCAGGTAAGGCTCCAGGACCTGGCAGCATCTCAGACAAATgcctgaaaatgctgaaaatgaacAGGAAGTTGTATTTTTAGAAAGGTTCTCTTCCacttctgattcttttttttttcaaaagatggATACTGATCCTGCTTTGAGGCTTCCACATATTCCTTCTTATACAGGAAGTGGTAGGGAGTGACCTCAGTCAAAGACGCAGTCTGTCTCACAAACACGTTGGTTTCCACCACAGTTGGTCATGGCAGCATTTGCTACAACCAGAAGGCCTGAAGCATCAGTATAGAAAGGAAGGGCACTACAAGACTCTCTTGATGCTGAAAACAAAGGCAGGAGTTTTGTAATGACTAAGAATTTTTTGTAAGATTTGGTGTAGGTGAGATCTagtctttttaaattaattggaTTTTCAAACTCCCCCATATACATTTTCTCCTTTGATCAAACATCGTGGCTGACTTGAAACAGTCCTGTGAGTACTAATGCTTGGTAGGTAAGATTCTGCTCTGTGCCATCCACCTTTATCTTACAGAAGTTTGATGTAAATACCCACACATACATAAATACAGATTCTAAGTtaatctgtatttcatttctgCTATTACAGTCAGTTGAGAATTGAAGTAGGTCCATTTATATTTAACATGCTAAAGCTGCAAACACACATGCTTGAACAAGTGTTAAGTCTGACACTGTTCTAACCTTTCCAGAAAGCCTGGGAAACAATCTAGACCACTGAGAACTTGCACAGTCTGTGAGTAACCAAAAGGTTAAAAATGCCGAACGAGGTAACACTTCAAAGAAATTCTTGCTTTCCTTCATCTTTCAGCAGGGAGTTTTAGGAAGTCTGAGGAGTGACTGGCAAAACCGGCACCTTCCCCTGCAGGACCTTCCCACTGAGCCCTTGGACCAAGCCCATCCCCAGTGCATCAGGTGCTGCTCGAGCCAGAGCAAACCCTTGGCCAAGCTACTCAACGCTGTCCCTGTAGGGCTCACCAGAGCTCTCTGGATggcctgcctgctgcttccaTCTGAATTTCTGTGCCTAATCACTGTTACCTGAGTTAATCTCTACCGTGATTGGTATTCTTGTGGGAAAACAACCTACtaaaaaaatgctaataaacCTTTGCTTCTCTCTGATGCAACCTGAAAGCCACGTCTCAGAGCAACTTCCTTTAGTGGACATTTTTGTTTGAATCAGTTACAAATATCAAGCCCTACCTGTGGAATACACAACAACATCTCAGATTATGCAGAAACCCCAAAAGTTTGCAGCAGCATATTGTCCATTTGAGACTGAGACAAACTTTGAAGAATACAGAACAGGTACAATGTTCTGGTGGTCCCTTCAATGGGAAAACTAAGTCAAAAccccttctcttttctgctcttgaCTTCTGTCAGGGAGGGTGAGTTTAAGGAACTGACTATTCCCTAGAAAGCCTCTTGAAAAGTTTTCTTAGGTGGTCACTAAAATGCATAATGAAACTTTTCTCATGGAATTCAAAGATGGAAATTCTCAGCTCCCAGTGCCAAAACACCCCTGAACAGAATTTGAATCATGTGCAATTAATTATCAAAGATGAGCACATTTTGAGTGCTCCATGTTTGGGAAGACATTGGATAACGAGTGGGTACAAGTTCAGTAACAGGATATCCCTACTCTGTGGCAGCAGTTATCTGTGCTGTAAATAAATTCATAAAGCTGGAGTATGAGCCATATGGTCTTACAGAAGGAGGAATCCACAGGCAAGTTTCATGGATCAGAACCCTCTTCTGGGGGGGTTAGGCCCTGCTGCCTGGtggctgtgcagctcctggccTCGTCAATGTATTTTCGCTTCAGGGCATTTCTCACCTCTAGGTATGGGCAGGCACACATTCTGCAAAGCAGACTGGTAAATTAGTGCTATTTAGGACATGATTTGTCAAAATCCAGTGGTAGGTTGATAGAGAAAATTTATATCCAAGAGAAAAGATTCCGAAAGCAACTCTAAGGGTTGCCTAAGAGCAGAGGGACTGCTCGCAGTAACAAGACTGCAGATGCCCTAAAAGACAGAGGCTGAACTCTTGGTTTCCATGATGGcagctttccctcctctctgctgtgggAGGGCTTGCCCTGCCCACTCTCCTGGTCTGtcctcccagtgctgctcatTTCTGCTGAGGCTGATGGAGGTGTGGGGTTGGTGTGAGCAGAACTGTGGGCTGAACTGCTGGAAGGAATTTCACTTGAAAATAACTCAGCAGGGTCAGCATGACACCTGTGCCCTAATGCCCTCTGTATCCTTTGCATTTCTAGACTCGGCTTCAACACAAAGGGAACCAGGTGGGAGCGCTGCTCTTGTTGTCCCTTGTTTTACACTCCGGAGTCCTGTTTTCTCCACTCTGAAGAAGGCATCACCCACAGGAGAAGGTTGAGAAACACAGAGTGAGTGGGAGACTGTGGGAACTGGAATCCTGAATGCCCAAGTGCTCGGCAGATCTGTGCCAGTGATTCACTGCATTGCCTCA
This genomic stretch from Apus apus isolate bApuApu2 chromosome 25, bApuApu2.pri.cur, whole genome shotgun sequence harbors:
- the LOC127394228 gene encoding keratin, type I cytoskeletal 14-like; amino-acid sequence: MSCGSKQTSKSCLRGSSSSASSGGGGGSSNYSSASSRRITTRTSGGGRFSGGSCGGGSSRSSYGGGPGGGGGYGRIRHSSYGGRMSSGYYGGGMGCGSMGAVFGSGGSGFGGGYGGSFGGGGASFSGGFHGGNMGILSNDEKLTMQSLNERLASYMRMVRNLEMENAHLEQLIREWYQKQGPTGTKDYSHYYEKIEDLQNQLMTATVQTHKVLLDLDNTRMTVEDFRTKFETESGLRQNVEADINTLRPLLDNLTLSRTDLEMQFESLKVEMIELKKNHEEEMKSLQAQSSGDVNVEVNAAPGEDLLKKLNDMREEYEKIIQKNHEEVESWYESKMEEVSQQVHSSGQELESGNQQISALRRDYQTLEIELQSQISMIQSLQSNLEDTERRYNMQLQQIQAMIGPLEEELASIRCEMESQNQEYKMLLGIKTRLEQEIAQYRALLQEGHQDIGISQGGSGGGSSGGGGHGGSSWSSGRGSSGGGSSWSSGGGSSGGKTGGHGRTSPSGGGGGGSEGRTGGGTSGKTSGGGGGSGGGGGGKSCLSRSSSSQSQSGNSCESQGAAENMRLCLEGNKTLERGATMEEVSEAIKTMRSAGSFRKSEE